The following nucleotide sequence is from Carnobacterium viridans.
ATTGAGGAGCGTAAAAATCAAAACCTTCATCTAATAATTTTATTAAGGATGTCTGACTAAATTTTTTTGTTTCGTAGTTCATCTTTCCCACTATATATCCAGCATAGCTTGAAATCGGTTGATCATCTTCTTTATAAGAAGTTCTTTTTTGTGGACATACAGTTAAGATGTCTACTTCTTTGTCTAAAGAGAAATAATCAGGGCATTCACACATTTGATCAAGATTAGGATCTGTATAAAACACCCCTTGATACTTCCAGGATAATAAATCGTAGGATTGAAATAAAGTGATTGCCCCTTTGTTCTCAACAGTTTGAGCGCCAACAATCATCCACCAAATATCATTGTATTTCCAAACTTTTGGATCTCGGTGGTGTTCAGAAAAACCTTCAGGAGTTTTTATAATATTTTCTTGTTTAATAAATGTTTGTCCGTCATTAGATACAACAATTTTTTGGTAACTTCTTCTAGCCCCATTTACCTTAGTATTTCCAGTATAGAAGAGATACATTTCTCCATTTTTCTCAACAGCACTTCCAGAATAGACACCATTTTTATCGTCAGATCTATCTGGCAAAATCGCTGATTGTCTATTTGTCCAATGAACTAAGTCCTTGGATGTAAATAATCCCCATTCTTTATAATCATGATTCAAGTTAAAGCGATTCCATTGGTGAAAAAAATAATATTCCCCTTTGAATTGAATTAATCCATTAGGATCATTTAGTAATCCTTTATCTGGTTCAATATGGAAGTAATTCTTATACTGATTTAACAAATTATTTTATCCTCTCTCATCATATTGAAATTAATGCGTTTTCATACCCTTCATTACTGAAATGATAGCATTTCACTCAACGTTTATAATATGGAAAAATTTAATAGAAACATGGAAATTTCTAATAATATTATTTTTTTAATCATTAGCAGATATAATAAAGATATGAATAATAACTTAAGAGAATATACCGATAGGTTTACTGATTTTACCAAGAAAAGCATTTCAGACTTTATCCTTTATAACTGTGGTCTTGAATATTGTG
It contains:
- a CDS encoding glycoside hydrolase family 32 protein — translated: MLNQYKNYFHIEPDKGLLNDPNGLIQFKGEYYFFHQWNRFNLNHDYKEWGLFTSKDLVHWTNRQSAILPDRSDDKNGVYSGSAVEKNGEMYLFYTGNTKVNGARRSYQKIVVSNDGQTFIKQENIIKTPEGFSEHHRDPKVWKYNDIWWMIVGAQTVENKGAITLFQSYDLLSWKYQGVFYTDPNLDQMCECPDYFSLDKEVDILTVCPQKRTSYKEDDQPISSYAGYIVGKMNYETKKFSQTSLIKLLDEGFDFYAPQSFLDEKGRRIIVGWMSRMDDNQENNCPTIEEGYLHCLTMPRELKWINDHLYQIPLKEYEVLRKKKQQFKNECGIISDNSKVFELIITFDKPVENFSLSLNSNTISYRDGYLEIGRINWVTKELEIKTLKITELTKVQIFCDNSAIEIFVNGGQYVFSMRYFCDKPKCEIEYKNLNEGGNITFYSYEEENE